The genome window CGATTCTCCGGTTTTTCATTCACTCGTCCTACCCCCATTTCCATTTATTTCGTTAATCCTATCATACAAGCAAAAAAAAATAACAAGACTTTTGTCGTCTTGTTATAGAATGATTTCGTCAAATTCAGTTGTTGTTAGACACAATCTGACTTGGAGAAAGATCGTTATATTGTATAGCTTGGTCTACTCCCTCTTCTTCTGTACAAAGCTTCCGATTTTCCCCTTTTAAACAAACAGCAATCGCTATGTTATTTTGAATGGTTACATAGCTTTTATCTGATGGAACTAACTCTCGATCTGTATCTGGATCATGAAACGTGCCCATATACCCACTTTCAACAAGTTCAAAGTAAGTGATTCTTTCCTTTGCATCTGCTCCA of Niallia circulans contains these proteins:
- a CDS encoding prepilin-type N-terminal cleavage/methylation domain-containing protein, encoding MLKTRLNNKGLTLMELLAVIVILGIIAAIAIPSVLKVIGDMRDRAFIANAWNMKEATDFYIKEATTSGADAKERITYFELVESGYMGTFHDPDTDRELVPSDKSYVTIQNNIAIAVCLKGENRKLCTEEEGVDQAIQYNDLSPSQIVSNNN